The genomic DNA TTTTCTATTGCTTTGAAAACATCGGGGAGTTATGCGAAGTTTTCATTTAGAAAGGATGAAGCATCCTCAAAAAAGTTAAATTTATTCTATCATAAAATGGCTGCAAATGTGTCAGAAAAGTCAGGAATCAATTTCTTGAAACTTTTCAAAAAACAAATCTGCTTCTTCTTGAACAAAATCTTCCTCCTCATTTTCGGAAAGAGGGGGCAGCTCCTCAATGCTTTTTAATCCGAAATAATCAAGAAATTCCTTTGTTGTGCCATAAAGAATGGCCCTTCCTGTCCCTTCAGCTCTACCAACTTCTTTGATCAGTGCCTTGGCAGTTAAAGTCTGAATTGGGCGCTCTGTTTTTACCCCTCGAATTTCTTCAATTTCTGCTCTGGTGATTGGCTGTTTATAAGCAATAATCGCCAGAGTTTCTAATGCTGCTTGAGAGAGATGGGACGTACCTTTCGACTCCGCAAGTTTTCTTAAATATACCGCATTTTCTTTTTTTGTTACTAGCTGATAAGTCCCTGCTAGCTGGACAAGCATAATTCCTCTTGAGTTATTTTCCTCATATTCTTTCTTCACTTCATCAAGAATTTCTTGAGCTTTTTGTTCCTCTACTTCAAGAGCATCTGCAATTTGCTTTAAGGAAAGCCCTTCATCCCCTGCGGCAAATAAAAGGCTTTCAACAATTCCTTTCCAATTAATGCTTTTCAACCGTTTCTACTCCTTCCATTGAAAAAACAAAAATCTCGGCAAAATTATGCTCCTGTTCCACATTTATTTCATTCCGTTTTATTAATTCAAGAATAGCCAAAAACGTAACAACGATTTGTTCCTTTTCCGGAACAGGAAACAGGTCAAAGAAACTTTTTCGCCCTTTGAAGTGATGTAATTCCTCCATGATTTCAGCCATCCTTTTTTCAATGGAAATTTCCTGTCTGGAAATTTTCGTAGCCAGCGGTTTTTGGAGTTTTTTTCTTCTCAAAAGTTTTTGAATGGCACTAATCATATCGTAAATTGTGACATTAAGATTCAGTTTTTCACTATTCTCTTCTTTTGCATACTTTGATAAATCGCTTGGTGCTTTTGTGAACATTAGTCCTCGCTCTGTCTCAAGTTCCTTTAACTCTTTTGCAGCCTCTTTATATTTCTTATATTCGATCAGCTTCTCCACAAGTTCATCTCTTGGATCTTCCTCCATGTCCATTTCAAAATTGTCACCAAACGGTTCCTCTTCATGTTTTGGGAGAAGCATTTTACTTTTGATCGCGAGAAGTGTAGCAGCCATAACTAAATACTCACTGGCAATATCAAGCTCGAGTTCCTTCATCGTATGTATATACATGAGATATTGCTCTGTAATATCCGCTACTGGAATATCATAAATATCAATTTCAAGCCGATTAATGAGATGAAGGAGTAAATCAAGCGGTCCTTCAAAAGCATCAATCTTAACTTTATATTCCATAAATTACCCACCAAAATCGTAATTCGCAGCAATCAGCTGCTGCTAATATTAGTATAGAGGATTGACAAATGTTATCCAATAGAAATTTGCTCCTATTGATTCGGTCTCTCATGTTTTTTTCATTCATCCGCCCATACAAATGATACGTGATGAACATATGATGTCACTGAATAAAGAAATTGACCCAACAGGAGGTATATTTATGTCTGATGGAAAAGGCTACGGATATGGAACTGGTTTTGCGTTAATCGTTGTTTTGTTTATTCTTCTAATTATTGTCGGTGCATCTTGGTTTTAAATAGAAATGCGGAAGCGCATAAAAATGCCCGGTCAATTCCGGGCATTTTCTTTTTATTCCCGAATTGGAATGTGTTAAACTTATAAGTACATTTGCCGGGGAGTGAACATATGTATTCAAACGAGTATATTCAATTTCTTACTCATTTTCATGGAGACCGTGATTATTTTGAGTGCCATGAAATTTTAGAAGAATATTGGAAGAAGGTTGCAAAAGGGGACAAAAGCTCCGTTTGGGTTGGATTGATATTGATGGCAGTAGCCAATTATCATCATAGACGCAATAACTTCAGCGGAGCACACCGGACACTTGAAAAATCCTTGAAAATCCTTGAAATAAGGAAAAATGAATTGGCTCAGCTTGGCCTTGATTCATTCAAACTTATAAAAATTCTTTCAGAACATTTAGAACTCATAACATCCAATAAACCATACAAAAGCTATAATCTTCCTATTACCGATGAATTATTACAAGCGGTCTGCGAAAAAGAATGCAAAAGAAAAGGGTTTATCTGGTGCAATAAAAGTGATTTAACAAATGAATTTCTTATCAATAAACATCGATTTAGAGACAGGAGCTCGGTCATAAAAGAACGGGAAATTGCAATGATCAATCGAAAGAAAAAAGGCAGCGAATAATCATTATTCACTGCCATGACAAATCTCACATTTTTCTATGAAAGCCGCTGTATTTTCATTTGGTATCAGCTCTTTATCAGGATAAATATCTCTTAATGCCTTTACCATACTCTTGCCTATACCTTGATGACGATGTGAAGGGTTAACAGATATATGATGTATTTCGACTTCGTATTCATTAACAACAAGTACACCTATAAGGCCGATAATATCTTCCTCTTCCTTCCACAGAAACAACTGTCGGTCTTCTTCGGTTTCATACTGCTTCATCGTTTGCTGAAGTTTCTTCAAATCCTTCTCATTTGGCATAAAGGATAAAAGTCCCATTGCTATTTTTTCAAATGCTTTCTTATAACGTATTAACATACTGATCCCTCATTAATGAATTCGAACTTTTTTGTTCACCAATTTATGAACTTTGACATTTAGTATATGTTGAAATGTGTTATGGCGTGTCTAGTAATTGACCTTATCATATAAAAATGATGGCAATTCTTCAATTTCTTGTCAAGGTCATTTTATATCATTGTATAGGCGCAATAAAGAACCAATAGAAACATCCCCATAGCAACGACATGACAAGAATAAAAGAAAACACCAACCAATTTTCTTTTTTCATAAATGAATCAGATCCTCCCAGCCTATAATATAAACAATAAGCTGTTCCTAATTCTACACTAAAATGCATTTTTAATCCATCTTCTAGTAACTAAGCTGCCGAGAACCGGCAGCTTAGTATCTTACTCTTTCTTTTAAAGGCAGATCATTGCGGACGAGGTCCTCATATGTTTCCCGTTTCACTACAAGCATTGATTCCCCATTCTCAACAAATACCACGGCCGGCCTTGGAATCCGGTTATAATTATTTGCCATTGAATAACCATATGCTCCGGTACAAAAGACAGCAAGTATATCATCACTGTCCGCTTTAGGAAGAGGCAAATCCCATATAAGCATATCTCCTGATTCACAGCACTTGCCTGCAATTGAAACTGTTTCATCCGCTTTCGCAAGTGGTTTATTTGCCAATACAGCTTCATACTTAGCATTGTACAAAGCGGGGCGGATATTGTCACTCATACCTCCGTCTACAGCCACATAATGCCTCACGTTTGGGACATCTTTCCTAGAACCGATCTGATATAATGTTGTTCCAGCATCACCAACAAGAGAACGCCCAGGTTCAATCCAAATTTCAGGCATTTTCATGGAATAAGCGGATACTTGTTTTTTCACTTCGTTAATAATTTCTTTCACATATTGAGATGCTGGAATAGGATCATCTTCCTCTGTATAACGAATTCCGAATCCGCCTCCAAGATTTAATACTTTTGGCTCGTATGACAGCCTATCTTTCCATTCCTTTAATTTTTCAAAGATTTTTCTTGCTGCTAGAACAAATCCGGTAGTATCAAAAATTTGTGAACCAATATGGCAGTGAACCCCGAGAACTTCAACAAAGTTTGAATTTAACGCAATTTGAAGTGCTTTTTCAGCCTGGCCGTTTTGAAGGTCAAACCCAAACTTAGAGTCTTCCTGCCCCGTTAAAATATAGTCATGCGTATGAGCCTCAATTCCTGGAGTTACTCTCAAAAGAATATTTGTTTTTACATTCTTTTCGGAACATATGGAATCAATAAGATCAAGTTCATGAAAATTATCTACAACAATGCAGCCTATTTGGTGCTCCAATGCCATTTCCAGTTCGGCTCTGCTTTTATTATTACCATGAAAATGGATTTTATGAACAGGGAAACCTGCGACCAAAGCTGTATAAAGCTCTCCGCCTGATACAACATCCAGTGACAAGCCTTCCTCTTCTGCAAGCTGAATCATTGCTACTGTAGAAAATGCTTTGCTTGCATATGCAACTTGAGCTTTAATACCAAGCTCATCAAACGTATTTTTAAACCCTCTAGCCCGCTCGCGAATTAAAGCAACGTCGTATACATATAGAGGCGTGCCATACTTTTGTGCAAGTTCGATCGTATCCACTCCGCCGATTTCTAAATGTCCCTTTTCATTTACCTTTGTTGTGCCATGAAAATACATTTCTGTTCCCATTCCCCTTATCACTCAATATGTCGATCCCGAATATTTATTAAAAATGAATTATTTTGAATATAAACAAATGAATAGAATCTTTCAAGTAGGTATTGATTTCTGCCCTTTAATGGATTCTTTAATAAAAACAAACTTACCATAAGATTTGAAAATTCGCAATTGATTCAAGTTGCATAATGCTTCTGCTTTTCTTATGTCGGTTGGCGGTATCGATTTTTTGTATGAATGATGCTTGGGCGTATTTTTGACCCGGGAACAGACCGGCGAATAAGGATTTGTAAAAACGCTTTTGGATTAAAGGGCAATAATGGCCATAAATACGGTGTATTTAAAGAACGAATATTTGCCAAGAAAAGTATAAAAAGTGTAATTCCTACTACCAAACCGGGTATGTGAAAAATCGCCACTGCCACCAAAAGCAACAGTCTAACGATTTTATTGGCTATACTTAATTCATAACTTGGTGTTGAAAAGGTTCCAATTGAAGCTACAGCAAGATACAAAATCACTTCCGGTACAAAAAGGCCGACATCAATAGCAATTTGTCCGATCAAAACAGCAGCAATTAAGCCCATTGCCGTTGATAACGGAGTAGGGGTATGAATGGCGGCAATTCTTAAAAATTCCACTCCTATATCCGCAAGGAATAGTTGAATCACAGTCGGAATGTTGCTTTGTTTATTTGGTCCAACATATGCGATCTTTTCCGGAAGCAAAGACGGTTCTAATACAAATAATAACCATAATGGAAGCAAAAACAATGATGCAATAACCCCTATAAAACGAATCCATCTCAACATTGTTCCTACAGCAGCCGATTGCCTGTATTCCTCGGCATGCTGCAAATGATGAAAATACGTTGTTGGAGTAATCATAACACTTGGCGATGTATCAACGAAAATAATAACGTGGCCTTCCAATAAATGAGTAGCAGCTACATCTGCCCTCTCTGTATATCTGACAAGCGGGAATGGATTATATCCCTGTTTTAACAGAAATTCTTCAATGGTTTTGTCTGCCATCGTAAGACCGTCTATCTTTATTGCCTGAATTTCTTTTCTTATAATATTGATTAGATCAGGATTGGCGATATCCTTGATGTATCCGATTGCAATGTCAGTTTTGGATCTTTCGCCTATTTTTAGAATTTCAAATCGCAGTCTTCCATCCCGGATTCTTCTTCTTGTTAGAGCCGTATTGACAATAATGTTTTCAACATATCCATCACGTGACCCGCGAACAACTTTTTCGGTATCCGGCTCTTCCGGCTGGCGGCCCGGATAGCTTCTGACATCAATGACAAAACCGGTTGCTTCTCCATCAACTACAACAACAATTAATCCTGAGAGAACTTGAAGGACTAAATCATCTAGTGTTTTTATTGGTTGTACAGATTGATGGACAAGGCGATTTTCAATTATTTTGAAAAGGTTGGTTGACAGTTTTTCATGATCATTGATGGCTACAAGCTCTTCAACAATTTCAATAATAAATCGGGTTTCACAAAGCCCGTTCACATAATAAATGTGGACGTCTTTTCTTAAGATTTTCAGTTTCCTGACACCGAGATCAAAACTTTCGCCAAGCCCGATCCGCTGTTTCATATAATTTTCGATTTCATCCACAGACTCAGGCAATGGCTTTTTTTCTTCATCCTTTATTGTCATAAAATCCATTCCTTTCCAAAATCGATTGAACCATTTTTTATATTAAAATAGTTTGTAAAATTTACCGGTCGATGAAGTACAACCATTGGAATAAAGACCCGAATACTTTACCTAAAACGATTGCCATTAAAAGAGAAATGATCTTCTCTTGAACCCCTACCCTTTTTGCAAGAATTGGAAATACATTTAATACTTCAGTTAAAGCAGCAGCCAATAATCCGACAAATATCCCTCCAGCAAGCCCTAATGGAATCAAAAAGACAGGTGAAAGCGAAAAACTTGTGTCTCTTAATGTTGCGAGTGCTCCTGACACGGCACCAATCACGATCGCACATTCGTAGGAGCGAATCATTTTCATTGTTTTTGAAAGCTGTGTAAGCCTCGGAATTATTCCAAGAACTGTTAAGAATGCTACGAAGCCGGCCCCTACTGTTAAACCACCAGCAAATCCGATAATAATGACAAAAAGAATATTAACTATCATGCAATTTCTTCATATTTTCTTTGTTTTCATACATAATGACGTATTGATCCAGATTTTGCTGGTAGTTAAACATTTCTACTTCAAGAGGGCTTGGTTCTTCGTTGATTCGCTTCTTAAATATGTGGTTGAAAAAAAGGATCATTCCAAGTCCTAATCCAATTGAATAAGGAATTTGGAATAATAAAGGTTTTTTTACTTCTTTACCGGTTATGATTGTATAAATTCTCTGCTGAACGATTTGCATGCTGACATCCTCATGAAAATTCATAATTGCCAATGCTGAACCGAAAAATAACAAAAACCAAATGAACACGAAGAGAGGGACAGATACCTTACTTTGTTTATAAATGACTTCGATAATTGTTTGAGCAGGTCCTATCGCTTGAACTTCCAAGTTGCCACATACTTCTTTAATGGATGAGATTACTTTCATCACGTCGATCACAATCATATTCCTATCTTTTTTTGTGATTTGATAAATCTGAATTTTTTCCAGCCTTCTAATTAGAGTTTCATCCGCAATAATTTGGACAATATCTTTTAGAAATAGGGATTGCTCCGGATTGGCTTGAATTCGGTTGCGCATGCGAATGTAGATCGTATTTTCCATTACATTCACTTCCCACACATTTATTTCCTCGTAAATAGTATGAGTTTCTAGTAATTTTTTCATGAAGGCCAAAAATTGCTCTGTGTGGAAATATTTGATAGATCATGAAGGTCTTAAAGAAAATGGACAAAAAAACAAAAGACCATATGGAATTAAGTGTCCATACGGTCTTTCATTTGCTGAAGGATTTTTTTCTCCAGCCTTGATACTTGCACTTGTGATATGCCGAGTCTTGCTGCTACTTCTGACTGTGTTTGATCTTTATAATACCTCAAGTAAACGATTAATCTTTCCCGTTCTTCCAGTTCGCGGATCGCTTCTCTTAAAATGATTTTGTCAAACCATTTTCCTTCATCCCCATCATCAATTTGGTCCAATAAGGTGATTGGATCACCATCATTTTCATATACTGTTTCATGAATCGAAGCAGGAGTTCGGATCGCTTCCTGAGCAAGGATAATATCCTCTGGCGGGATTTCCAGATATTCGGATAATTCTGAAACAGTCGGAATTCGTCCCAGTCTCTTCGATAATTCATCCTTTGCTTTACGAATACGGTTTCCCATTTCTTTAAGAGATCTGCTGACCTTGACTGTTCCGTCGTCACGGATAAATCTTTGGATTTCGCCAATGATCATCGGAACTGCGTAAGTAGAAAACTTTACATCATATGAAAGATCAAATTTATCAACAGACTTGAGCAGGCCGATGCAGCCAATCTGAAATAAATCATCAGGTTCATAGCCTCGATTTAAAAACCTTTGTACGACAGACCAAACAAGGCGCGTATTTTTTTGGACGATCAAATCTCTGGATGCCTGATCTCCTGCCTGGCTCTTTTTTATTAATTCCTTGACTTCATTATCTTTAAGGTAGGTTTGACTATTACCGTTTTTGACCTCCACATCCATAAGCAAGACTCCTTAATTGCAAAGCATTTTGCTTTTTGATAAAAGCTTTCTCAAACGGACTTCTGTACCCTTGCCAGGCTGCGAATGAACCTGAACCTCATCCATAAAATTTTCCATAATGGTAAATCCCATTCCGGATCGCTCTAAGTCTGGCTTCGTAGTGAAGAGAGGCTGTCTCGCCTCTTCAATATCCTTAATGCCAACCCCTTCATCTCTTATTGTCATATCAACAATTTCGTCTTCAATGGACACAGAAATATAAACAATCCCTTTTGGATCATTTTCATACCCATGAATAATGGCATTCGTAACAGCCTCTGAGACAACCGTTTTAATTTCAGTCAATTCATCCATTGTCGGATCGAGTTGGGCGATAAAAGCCGCTACAGTTACTCTGGCAAATGATTCATTTTGACTTAAAGCACTAAACTGCAAATTCATTTCATTTTTCATTGTCAGGCAACCCCCAATCTTTGCAAAGCATATTCTTCCGTCGGCTCCAACCGAATAATTTTAAATAAGCCGGACATATTGAATAATCTTTCAATAGATGGGGAAATTGCGCAAACAATCATTTCGCCGTGTCTTTGTTTGATTTGCTTATATCTCCCGAGAATGACTCCCAGTCCCGAACTGTCCATAAAGGAGAGGTGCTCCAGATTTAAGACGATATGACGAATTTGAAACTCTTCGATTTTTTTTGTTGCTTGTTCACGAAGATTATCTGCAGTATGGTGGTCAAGCTCTCCGCTTAATCGAATGCAAAGGACATCATTCTTCACTTCCAATTCAATGTTAAGACTCACTATACGGCCTCCTTTTCTGGTATCAAGCTTAACTGACCGGGCATTTCCCCCATTTTTCAAGAAGAATTTACGGCCAATATACCCGACAGGTTATTTAATGACGATCATTAGCATATATTTCTTTTCTGCTTATGAAAGTGTCACCTTATAGTGAGTCAATTCGAGATTGAATGTTTTATATCCTTCCTATGAGACAAAACTAGTGAGAATTCGCTAAAAGTAGAATTGGTAAAGTTGTTTTCGACAAAATTAACTGCCTGATTTTGTGAAAATTCCAAAAGACCGTTTAAAGAGCTGCCACCATGTGGCTTTTTCAACATTTTTATTTGCGACAAGTGGGCTCTCTACAAGAACTTTGCCATCTTTGATCAATTTTATTGAGCCTATTTCATCTCCTACCTTGACAGGAGCCTTAATATTTTTATTAATGACAATTTCCTTTTTTACGCTCTTCATGTTCTCGCCTTTTTTCGTTAAGATCGAAATTGGTTCACTTGTCACGGCTTCAACTGTTTTCATACTTCCCTTACTTACTTTAGCCTTGCCCATAACATGCTTTCGTTTGTACATCGGATGTGTTTCGTACTGACTGAAAGCATAATCAAGCAATTTTGTTATTTGTGCATTTCTCTCCTTGGACGTTGGAGCACCAAACACAACAGCAATGACACGCATTCCGTTTTTTTCAGCGGTTGCCGTCAAACAATATTTAGCCTCATTCGTAAAACCGGTTTTCAACCCGTCTACCCCCGGATAAAAACGAACGAGCTTATTTGTATTTACTAACCAAAATTTCCTATCCGTATTTTCACGCAGGTATCCTTCATATGTACCTGTAAATTTCGTTATTTTATCATATTTCAAAAGTTCTTTCGCCATCATAGCCATATCGTATGCTGTACTGTATTGATCCTTCGCAGGCAAACCGGTCGCATTCTGGAATTTGGTATTTTTTAGACCTAATTCCTTTACTTTTTTATTCATCATATCGACAAATGCTTCTTCCGATCCTGCAATTCTTTCTGCCATTGCAACAGAGGCATCGTTGCCTGAAGCGATCGCAATTCCTTTAAGCATTTGCTCTGTAGTCATTTCTTCACCCGGTTCAAGAAATATTTGCGAACCTCCCATCGATGCAGCATATTCACTCGTCCGGATTTTTTCGTCCATTTTTAGTTTGCCTTCGTCTATAGCCTCCATAATTAACAGCATCGTCATTATCTTTGTCATGCTGGCTGGCGGCAATTTTTCTTGCATATTTTTCTCATACAATACGGTACCAGTATCCCGTTCAATTAAAATAGCAGACCGGACGTTATCAACAAGCTGTACGTCGTTTTTCTCTTTTGCAAACACTTGCGTTGACATAATAGAAAACATGAAAAATGAGATAACCATCATAGAGAATTTTCGTTTCATGGCATAACCCTCCATTCTTTATAAACTCCATTTTTTCCATTTTAAACATTTTTATACAATTGTTTCCTTGGTTAAAAATAAAAAAAACGAGGCTGACTATAAAAGCAAAAAGTCAGCCTCTTTTATGTATAGATTATCCGGTAATTTCTTCATGAATCAATTTTGGCGGGTTCACCTTTTCAGGAGATATTTTGATGTTTTCATATAATTTTTCTTTTACTTCATTTACATTTTCAAAATTGCTGTATATTGTGACCAATGATTCTCCTTTTTTCACTTGGTCGCCGATTTTTTTACGAAGGACGAGGCCCGCTGCCAAATCGATCTCAGATTCTTTTGTAGCTCTGCCTGCACCGAGAAGCATGGCTGCTGTACCTACTGCATCAGCAACGATTTCTGACACAAACCCATCTTCTTTTGCCTCTAGTTCAAATGTATATTTTGCTTGTGGAAGCTTAGACGGGTCATCCACAACTGAAGCATCTCCCCCTTGAGAGCTTAGGAATACTTTTAACGTTTCCAAAGAAGAACCGTTCTGAATAGCTTTTTCAAGCATTTGCCGTGCTTCAGTCAAAGAATTTGCCTTTTGAGCAAGAAGTACCATATGGCTTCCGAGCGTCAGGCAAAGTTCTGTTAAATCTTCCGGCCCCTCCCCTTTGAGCGTATCAATTGCTTCCTTTACCTCCAATGCATTTCCAATTGCAAAACCTAGCGGCTGGCTCATATCCGAAATAATAGCCATGGTCTTCCTTCCGACATTGTTGCCAATCCGAACCATTGCCCTTGCGAGTTCCCGGGAATCTTCAAGTGTTTTCATAAAAGCTCCCGCACCTGTTTTAACATCTAATACAATGCAATCTGCACCTGCAGCAATTTTTTTGCTCATAATCGAGCTTGCAATAAGTGGAATGCTATTGACCGTTGCGGTTACATCTCTTAAAGCGTAAAGCTTTTTATCAGCGGGAGTTAAATTTCCGCTCTGGCTAATGACAGCTATTTTGTTTTTATTGACAAGATCAATAAATGTGTTATTATCAATTTCCACATGGAAACCCGGAACAGATTCCAGCTTATCAATCGTTCCACCTGTATGACCAAGTCCGCGGCCAGACATTTTGGCAACAGGTACACCGACAGATGCAACAAGCGGACCAAGAACGAGCGTTGTCGTATCACCGACTCCCCCTGTGGAATGTTTATCAACTTTAATCCCTTCTATTTTCGAAAGATCGATTTGATCTCCTGATTCAACCATTGCCATCGTTAAATCAGCCCGTTCTCTTTCAGTCATGCCTTGAAAGTAAATAGCCATTGTAAATGCACTCATTTGATAGTCAGGAATCGACCCGTCTGTGTAGCCTTTTATAATAAACTGGATTTCCTCTGTCGTCAGTTCTTTTCCATCCCGTTTTTTTTCTATTAAATCAACCATCCTCATTATTCATCACCACTTCTTCCGGTTTCTTATTTCCCTATTTCTTTCACAATTTCTTTAACATACCTTAAAAAGTTTGCCTTTACTTTTTCTGTAGTTTCAATCACTTCATCATGGGTTAGAGGGGAATCAAGAATTCCTGAAGCCATGTTGGAAATACACGAAATCCCAAGTACTTTTAAACCTGCATGTCTTGCAACAATGACTTCCGGAACGGTCGACATACCTACTGCATCCCCGCCAAGGGTTCGAATCATCCTTATTTCAGCCGGAGTCTCATAAGTGGGGCCTGTATTGCCTACATAAACACCCTCTTGGACTCTGATGTTCAATTTTTTTGCAATTTCTTTAGCCAGACTTCGCAGCTCTTTGGAATAAGCTTCGCTCATATCCGGAAACCGTACGCCAAGCCTTGAATCATTCGGCCCAATTAACGGATTAGACCCCATGTTATTGATATGATCAGAAATCAACATTAAATCGCCGGGAGAAAAGCTTTCATTTACGCCGCCCGCAGCGTTCGTCACAATTAATGTCTCAACACCAAGTTCTTTCATCACTCTTACAGGGAAAGTAACTTGATCAAAACTGTATCCTTCGTAATAATGAAAACGGCCCTGCATGGCAACTACTACAACTTCATTCAGCACCCCGAATACAAGCTGTCCCGCGTGGCCTTCAACAGTAGAAACAGGAAATTCCGGAATTTGACTGTAGGGTATTTTTACAGGATCTTCGATTTCATCTGCCAGTACTCCTAAACCAGATCCGAGAATCAGCCCGATCTGAGGCGTCTTAGAATATTTACCTTTTAAAAATTGTGCAGCATGCTGAATTTTATCAAAATCCATTTTTTCCACTCCCATTATTTTAAATCGCCAAGAAAACTTTTTCCGTATTTAGGCATTTTTACATTAAAGTTGTCAGCAATCGTTGCGCCGATATCAGCAAACGTTTCACGAACAGGCAACTCTTTTCCTTCAACAAATTGTTTTGAATACAGGAGAAGTGGCACATATTCACGTGTATGATCAGTCCCTTTATGTACCGGATCGTTTCCGTGGTCAGCAGTAATGATTAATAAATCTTCTTCCTTCAATTTCGAAAAAACTTCAGGAAGTCTTGCATCAAATTCCTCAAGCGCTTTTCCATATCCCAATGGATCGCGGCGATGCCCGTAAAGTGCATCAAAATCAACTAAATTTAAAAAGCTAAGTCCAGTGAAGTCCATATCAAGCGTTTGGAGAAGCTTATCCATTCCATCCATATTTGAAACAGTCCGCAATGATTTTGTTACGCCCTCTCCGTCATAAATATCATTGATCTTTCCGATCGCAATCACATCAAATCCGGAGTCTTTCAACTCGTTCATAACGGTTCGGTCGAAAGGTTTTAGTGCATAATCATGACGATTGGATGTTCTTTTAAAGCTGCCAGGCTCTCCAACGAATGGTCTTGCGATGACCCGCCCGACCATGTATTTTTCATCTAGAGTTAGCTCCCGGGCAATTTTGCAAATTTTGTATTGTTCTTCAATTGGAATGATTTCTTCATGAGCTGCAATTTGAAGTACGGAATCTGCAGAAGTATAGACAATTAATGCCCCGGTTTTCATATGTTCTTCGCCAAGCTCTTTAATGAT from Bacillus methanolicus MGA3 includes the following:
- the sigF gene encoding RNA polymerase sporulation sigma factor SigF, which codes for MDVEVKNGNSQTYLKDNEVKELIKKSQAGDQASRDLIVQKNTRLVWSVVQRFLNRGYEPDDLFQIGCIGLLKSVDKFDLSYDVKFSTYAVPMIIGEIQRFIRDDGTVKVSRSLKEMGNRIRKAKDELSKRLGRIPTVSELSEYLEIPPEDIILAQEAIRTPASIHETVYENDGDPITLLDQIDDGDEGKWFDKIILREAIRELEERERLIVYLRYYKDQTQSEVAARLGISQVQVSRLEKKILQQMKDRMDT
- the spoIIAB gene encoding anti-sigma F factor — encoded protein: MKNEMNLQFSALSQNESFARVTVAAFIAQLDPTMDELTEIKTVVSEAVTNAIIHGYENDPKGIVYISVSIEDEIVDMTIRDEGVGIKDIEEARQPLFTTKPDLERSGMGFTIMENFMDEVQVHSQPGKGTEVRLRKLLSKSKMLCN
- the spoIIAA gene encoding anti-sigma F factor antagonist, which encodes MSLNIELEVKNDVLCIRLSGELDHHTADNLREQATKKIEEFQIRHIVLNLEHLSFMDSSGLGVILGRYKQIKQRHGEMIVCAISPSIERLFNMSGLFKIIRLEPTEEYALQRLGVA
- a CDS encoding D-alanyl-D-alanine carboxypeptidase family protein, translating into MKRKFSMMVISFFMFSIMSTQVFAKEKNDVQLVDNVRSAILIERDTGTVLYEKNMQEKLPPASMTKIMTMLLIMEAIDEGKLKMDEKIRTSEYAASMGGSQIFLEPGEEMTTEQMLKGIAIASGNDASVAMAERIAGSEEAFVDMMNKKVKELGLKNTKFQNATGLPAKDQYSTAYDMAMMAKELLKYDKITKFTGTYEGYLRENTDRKFWLVNTNKLVRFYPGVDGLKTGFTNEAKYCLTATAEKNGMRVIAVVFGAPTSKERNAQITKLLDYAFSQYETHPMYKRKHVMGKAKVSKGSMKTVEAVTSEPISILTKKGENMKSVKKEIVINKNIKAPVKVGDEIGSIKLIKDGKVLVESPLVANKNVEKATWWQLFKRSFGIFTKSGS
- a CDS encoding pyrimidine-nucleoside phosphorylase, which gives rise to MRMVDLIEKKRDGKELTTEEIQFIIKGYTDGSIPDYQMSAFTMAIYFQGMTERERADLTMAMVESGDQIDLSKIEGIKVDKHSTGGVGDTTTLVLGPLVASVGVPVAKMSGRGLGHTGGTIDKLESVPGFHVEIDNNTFIDLVNKNKIAVISQSGNLTPADKKLYALRDVTATVNSIPLIASSIMSKKIAAGADCIVLDVKTGAGAFMKTLEDSRELARAMVRIGNNVGRKTMAIISDMSQPLGFAIGNALEVKEAIDTLKGEGPEDLTELCLTLGSHMVLLAQKANSLTEARQMLEKAIQNGSSLETLKVFLSSQGGDASVVDDPSKLPQAKYTFELEAKEDGFVSEIVADAVGTAAMLLGAGRATKESEIDLAAGLVLRKKIGDQVKKGESLVTIYSNFENVNEVKEKLYENIKISPEKVNPPKLIHEEITG
- a CDS encoding purine-nucleoside phosphorylase, encoding MDFDKIQHAAQFLKGKYSKTPQIGLILGSGLGVLADEIEDPVKIPYSQIPEFPVSTVEGHAGQLVFGVLNEVVVVAMQGRFHYYEGYSFDQVTFPVRVMKELGVETLIVTNAAGGVNESFSPGDLMLISDHINNMGSNPLIGPNDSRLGVRFPDMSEAYSKELRSLAKEIAKKLNIRVQEGVYVGNTGPTYETPAEIRMIRTLGGDAVGMSTVPEVIVARHAGLKVLGISCISNMASGILDSPLTHDEVIETTEKVKANFLRYVKEIVKEIGK
- the deoB gene encoding phosphopentomutase — translated: MYSFPYKRIFLIVMDSVGIGEAPDAEKFDDKGADTLGHIAEKMGGLHMPNMGKLGLSNIREIKGIAKAEKPLAYYTKMKEASSGKDTMTGHWEIMGLHISTPFKVFPDGFPAELVSELESRTGRKVIGNKPASGTEIIKELGEEHMKTGALIVYTSADSVLQIAAHEEIIPIEEQYKICKIARELTLDEKYMVGRVIARPFVGEPGSFKRTSNRHDYALKPFDRTVMNELKDSGFDVIAIGKINDIYDGEGVTKSLRTVSNMDGMDKLLQTLDMDFTGLSFLNLVDFDALYGHRRDPLGYGKALEEFDARLPEVFSKLKEEDLLIITADHGNDPVHKGTDHTREYVPLLLYSKQFVEGKELPVRETFADIGATIADNFNVKMPKYGKSFLGDLK